The window AGCCATCTGCTGAGCCAAGTCGAGTATCGGGACGTGCCGCGCGAGAAGATCAAGTTGCCGAAACGGCAAAAGGACAAGAGCTACGTCGAGTCGAAGCATCCGTTCAAATTCATCCCGGAGAAGTTTTAGTCAGCCACGTTTATGCGATCTTCCCTCTCCACGGCGCAACCTCCGAGCGACGAAGCAAGCGAACTTAAACTCGCGAGTCCGACGACGCTTCCTCCCTCGGGACGAAGCGCGCCGCTCGGAGCTACGTGCGTCGACGGCGGCGTCAATTTCAGTCTCTACTCGCGCACGGCGGCCGGTGTCGAACTGCTGCTGTTCGAGCGGGTCGACGATGCACGGCCGTCGCAGATCATCACGCTCGACCCGGTCGCGAATCGCACCTATCACTACTGGCATGCGTTCGTGCCGGATCTTACGGCCGGACAATTGTACGGCTATCGCGTTCGCGGCCCTGTCGATGCGTTGCTCGTGCAGCGTTTCGACCCTGAGAAGTTGCTGCTCGATCCCTATGGTCGGGCCGTCGCCGTGCCTGCGAATTACGACCGCGGCGCAGCAGGGCGACCCGGCGACAACGGGGCCACGGCGATGAAGAGCGTCGTCGTCGACCCGAGCACCTACGATTGGGAAGGAGACAAGCCGCTGCGGCATTCGTCGACGCAGACGATCATCTACGAGCTGCACGTGCGCGGCTTCACGAAGCACGCGAACTCCGGTGTCGACGAAGCGAAGCGCGGCACATATGCCGGCGTCGTCGAGAAGATTCCTTATCTGAAAGAGTTGGGCATTACCGCGGTCGAGTTGCTGCCGGTGTTTCAATTCGATCCGCAGGATTGCCCCGCCGGGCGAACGAACTATTGGGGCTACGCACCGATCTCGTTCTTCGCCCCGCACTTGGCTTATAGCTCGCAGCCGTGTCCCTTGGCCGCGATCGACGAATTCCGCGACATGGTCAAAGCGCTGCACCGCGCGGGGATCGAGGTCATTCTCGATGTCGTGTTCAATCACACGGCCGAAGGCAGCGAGGCTGGGCCGACGCTTTCATTCCGCGGCATCGACGATCCGACGTACTACATTCTCGAAGGTGCGAATCGAACCTACGCGAATTACACCGGCTGCGGCAACACGCTCAACGCCAACCATCCCGTCGTGCGGCGTTTGATCGTCGATAGCCTGCGCTACTGGGTCGAGGAACTGCACGTCGACGGGTTTCGCTTCGATCTCGCCTCGATCCTTTCGCGCGACCCGTCGGGCCGGCCGATTCCCGATGCGCCGGTGTTGTGGGATATCGAGTCTGATCCCGTATTGGCGGGGACGAAGTTGATCGCCGAAGCGTGGGACGCCGGCGGACTGTATCAAGTC is drawn from Planctomycetia bacterium and contains these coding sequences:
- the glgX gene encoding glycogen debranching protein GlgX; translation: MRSSLSTAQPPSDEASELKLASPTTLPPSGRSAPLGATCVDGGVNFSLYSRTAAGVELLLFERVDDARPSQIITLDPVANRTYHYWHAFVPDLTAGQLYGYRVRGPVDALLVQRFDPEKLLLDPYGRAVAVPANYDRGAAGRPGDNGATAMKSVVVDPSTYDWEGDKPLRHSSTQTIIYELHVRGFTKHANSGVDEAKRGTYAGVVEKIPYLKELGITAVELLPVFQFDPQDCPAGRTNYWGYAPISFFAPHLAYSSQPCPLAAIDEFRDMVKALHRAGIEVILDVVFNHTAEGSEAGPTLSFRGIDDPTYYILEGANRTYANYTGCGNTLNANHPVVRRLIVDSLRYWVEELHVDGFRFDLASILSRDPSGRPIPDAPVLWDIESDPVLAGTKLIAEAWDAGGLYQVGSFVGDAWKEWNGRFRDDIRDFLRGESGSLRRAADRFVGSPEVYGHKLREAEQSVNFVTCHDGFTLNDLVSYNGKHNEANGEHNRDGADDNRSWNCGVEGPTDDPEIEQLRNRQVKNFLTLTLMSLGVPMILMGDEVRRTQLGNNNAYCLDDESNWFDWSLVERHADVLRFASLLCARRTARDATHEQGRLSIIEMLRKSNHAWHGVRLNQPDWGDSSRSIALTAELPRDGMTIHLIFNAYHDPLEFELPTTIDGRPWRRWIDTGLESPHDIVPWQEAPPTTEPAYSAASRSVVLLFSGGG